The following coding sequences are from one Haploplasma axanthum window:
- a CDS encoding aminoglycoside phosphotransferase family protein has translation MKSRTKYLLTDDEIKKIYSKYSSESIDKINVLSNGEFNSVYLIESNDQKYVLKVGTNLLIDVMPHEKNMISNEVFWYKKIKEHTNINIPDILYHNTTKEIINADYFIMSYINGNELDIDKLETTNKLNAINEKMKIIADFHNIKSDKFGYITDRLFENWYDAIKNMVTNIKDKSLSLGKDIFNSNRLLDFIEINKEVLINVQSSAVFFDLWDSNILIDDNDYYVIDPERCFYGDPICDFVATVFTQTLEEGRDSILLYNQYSQNKIEINNETEIRYKVALGYLALIMEVEKYLRYEEDHELYKRNDGISKWLFSLI, from the coding sequence TTGAAAAGTAGAACAAAGTATTTATTAACAGATGATGAAATAAAAAAGATTTATAGTAAATATTCTAGTGAATCAATTGATAAAATCAATGTTTTATCTAATGGTGAATTTAATTCAGTTTATTTAATAGAATCAAATGATCAAAAATATGTTTTGAAAGTTGGAACTAATCTTTTAATTGATGTAATGCCTCATGAAAAGAATATGATAAGTAATGAAGTTTTTTGGTATAAAAAGATAAAAGAGCATACAAATATCAATATACCTGATATTTTGTATCATAATACAACAAAAGAGATTATTAATGCTGATTATTTTATCATGTCATATATCAATGGAAATGAACTTGATATAGATAAACTAGAAACAACTAATAAATTAAATGCAATTAATGAAAAAATGAAGATTATTGCGGATTTTCACAATATTAAATCTGATAAATTTGGATATATTACTGATAGACTATTTGAAAATTGGTATGATGCTATAAAAAATATGGTCACTAATATCAAAGATAAGAGCTTATCTTTAGGTAAAGATATTTTTAATTCAAATAGACTTTTAGATTTTATAGAGATAAATAAAGAGGTTTTAATAAATGTTCAAAGTAGTGCAGTTTTCTTTGATTTGTGGGATTCAAACATTCTTATAGATGATAATGATTATTATGTTATCGATCCTGAAAGATGTTTTTATGGTGATCCTATTTGTGACTTTGTTGCAACAGTATTTACACAAACGTTAGAAGAAGGTAGGGATTCTATTCTTTTATACAATCAATACAGTCAAAATAAAATAGAAATAAATAATGAAACTGAAATAAGATATAAAGTAGCATTGGGGTATTTAGCATTGATTATGGAAGTTGAAAAGTATCTTAGATATGAAGAAGATCATGAATTATATAAAAGAAATGATGGAATTTCAAAATGGTTATTTAGTTTGATTTGA
- a CDS encoding ABC transporter substrate-binding protein, with protein MKKKLLSMIGLLLLVVLVACGKKGTDPDTLVVASGADPVTFDIQKTNDQATTRIARQIYETLIKQNDDLTLVPALALSWEDVGDNTYEFKLRQNVTFHNGEKFTAKDVEWTLKRASESSHIAHIVGTIDPEKIEIVDDYTIKIGTKGPFGPFLTHLAHPATAILNEKAVTDGGADYGTKSAVGTGPFKFVSWVSGDKVTLERYEDYHSEKAKMAKIEFRTITDASVKLIELETGGIDIAYDISPSDITKVEENDSLTLVKTANLGAEYLGLNLRNDTPLKNVGVRKAIAKAIDVGAIIRAIYLNVGERMSGPINELVFGFNDELTPYDYNLEEAKTLLAEAGFPNGGFSLKLYVGSNSTERVRVAQVIEAELKKIGITVILTQLEWGSFLSATEKGDADMYLLGWTTVTTDADYGLYPLFHSESTPSAGNRSFYSNERVDELLELGRTTSDPALRLTYYKEVQTIIHDELPWVFLQTRENVSGVRNNVKGFSHHPTGSYFLDGVSKEN; from the coding sequence ATGAAAAAGAAATTATTAAGCATGATAGGTTTGTTATTACTTGTTGTATTAGTTGCTTGTGGAAAGAAAGGAACTGATCCAGATACACTAGTAGTAGCAAGTGGTGCAGATCCAGTAACATTTGACATTCAAAAGACGAATGATCAGGCGACAACGAGGATTGCTCGTCAAATTTATGAAACATTAATTAAACAAAATGATGATTTAACATTAGTACCTGCATTAGCATTATCTTGGGAGGATGTTGGAGATAATACATATGAGTTTAAACTTCGTCAAAATGTAACTTTCCATAACGGAGAAAAGTTTACTGCTAAAGATGTTGAATGGACATTAAAAAGAGCGAGTGAATCTAGTCATATTGCTCATATTGTTGGAACAATCGATCCTGAAAAAATTGAAATAGTTGATGATTATACAATTAAAATTGGAACTAAGGGACCATTTGGACCATTTCTTACTCATCTTGCCCACCCTGCAACTGCTATTCTAAATGAAAAAGCTGTTACTGATGGTGGAGCTGACTATGGTACGAAAAGTGCTGTTGGTACAGGACCATTTAAATTTGTTAGTTGGGTATCGGGTGACAAAGTTACTTTAGAAAGATACGAAGACTATCATAGTGAAAAAGCTAAAATGGCTAAAATAGAATTTAGAACAATCACTGATGCAAGTGTTAAATTAATTGAACTAGAAACAGGTGGTATTGATATTGCTTACGATATTTCACCATCTGATATTACAAAAGTTGAAGAAAATGATAGTTTAACATTAGTTAAAACAGCAAATCTTGGTGCTGAATATTTAGGCTTAAATTTAAGAAACGATACTCCACTTAAAAATGTTGGAGTAAGAAAAGCGATTGCTAAGGCAATTGATGTCGGAGCAATCATTAGAGCAATCTACTTAAATGTTGGTGAGAGAATGAGTGGACCAATTAATGAACTTGTTTTTGGATTTAATGATGAACTTACTCCATATGATTATAATTTAGAAGAAGCTAAGACTTTACTTGCTGAAGCAGGATTTCCAAATGGCGGATTTAGTTTAAAACTATATGTAGGGTCAAATAGCACTGAAAGAGTTAGAGTTGCTCAAGTAATTGAAGCGGAACTTAAAAAGATTGGGATAACTGTTATTCTTACACAGTTAGAATGGGGTAGTTTCTTATCAGCAACAGAAAAAGGTGATGCTGATATGTACCTTTTAGGATGGACAACTGTTACAACAGATGCAGATTATGGTTTATATCCATTATTCCATTCTGAAAGTACTCCAAGTGCAGGTAATCGTTCGTTCTATTCAAACGAGAGAGTTGATGAATTATTAGAACTTGGTAGAACAACAAGTGATCCTGCATTAAGATTAACATATTATAAGGAAGTACAAACAATTATTCATGATGAGTTACCATGGGTATTCTTACAAACTCGTGAAAATGTTAGTGGCGTTCGTAATAACGTAAAAGGATTTTCTCATCACCCAACAGGAAGTTATTTCTTAGATGGTGTATCAAAAGAGAATTAA
- the fba gene encoding class II fructose-1,6-bisphosphate aldolase, whose amino-acid sequence MAIVSAKDMLLKARNEGYGVAQININNLEWIKAVLQTVEELKSPVILGVSEGAAKYMAGYKNVVEMVKNVHDFLGVTVPVAIHLDHGTYEGSFKALEAGFTSIMFDGSHYPFEENLAKTKEVVAACHAKGVSVEAEVGSIGGEEDGVIGAGELADPAECKIIAATGVDMFAAGIGNIHGKYPANWKGLSFDTLEEIQKVTNNIPLVLHGGTGIPGDQVKRAISLGVSKINVNTECQLAFAEETRKYIEAGKDLQSKGFDPRKLLAPGTDGIKRVVREKIELFGSANKA is encoded by the coding sequence TCAGCAAAAGATATGTTGTTAAAAGCACGTAACGAAGGTTATGGAGTTGCTCAAATTAACATTAATAATTTAGAATGGATTAAAGCAGTTCTACAAACTGTTGAAGAATTAAAATCACCAGTTATCTTAGGAGTTTCTGAAGGAGCTGCTAAATATATGGCAGGATACAAAAATGTTGTAGAAATGGTTAAAAATGTTCATGACTTTTTAGGAGTTACTGTTCCAGTGGCTATTCACTTAGACCATGGTACTTATGAAGGATCATTTAAAGCTTTAGAAGCAGGATTTACTTCAATCATGTTTGATGGTTCACACTATCCATTTGAAGAAAATTTAGCTAAAACTAAAGAAGTAGTTGCAGCTTGTCATGCAAAAGGTGTATCAGTTGAAGCAGAAGTTGGTTCAATTGGTGGAGAAGAAGACGGAGTTATTGGTGCAGGTGAATTAGCAGATCCAGCAGAATGTAAAATAATTGCAGCAACTGGTGTTGATATGTTCGCAGCAGGTATTGGTAACATCCATGGTAAATATCCAGCAAACTGGAAAGGTTTAAGTTTTGATACATTAGAAGAAATTCAAAAAGTTACTAATAACATTCCATTAGTATTACACGGTGGTACAGGTATCCCAGGTGATCAAGTTAAACGTGCAATCTCATTAGGAGTATCAAAAATTAACGTAAACACTGAATGTCAATTAGCATTCGCTGAAGAAACAAGAAAATACATTGAAGCTGGAAAAGATTTACAAAGTAAAGGATTTGATCCAAGAAAATTACTTGCTCCAGGTACAGATGGTATTAAACGCGTTGTACGTGAAAAAATCGAATTATTCGGTTCAGCAAATAAAGCTTAA
- a CDS encoding ABC transporter permease — protein sequence MFKFKKEKIDELVNIPQGSFKDIWYSLKRNKRALFGLFFIILLIFLAIFADLIAPFPMKEQNLANTLQRPNGTHLFGTDDLGRDVFSRIIYGTRTSLTIGVASIIIALLFGGLLGIVAGYFKGRVDTVIMRVCDVLLSIPSTLLAIAIVASLGNGINNLILAISIANIPIFARIIRSSVLSVNEKQFIEASNALGATNFRIIFRHVVPNVISPIIVQSTMGVATAILSAAGLGFIGLGVEPAVAEWGTMLNLGKSYIRTHQFLTFYPGIIIMLTILSFNMLGDGIRDAIDPRTREK from the coding sequence ATGTTTAAATTTAAAAAAGAAAAAATTGATGAACTAGTCAATATTCCTCAAGGATCATTTAAAGATATTTGGTATTCTCTTAAAAGAAATAAAAGAGCTTTGTTTGGATTATTTTTTATAATCTTGTTAATATTTTTAGCAATTTTTGCAGACTTGATTGCACCATTTCCGATGAAAGAACAAAATCTAGCAAACACACTTCAACGACCAAATGGAACACATTTATTTGGAACTGATGATTTAGGTAGAGATGTCTTTAGTAGAATTATATATGGAACTAGAACCTCATTAACAATTGGGGTTGCATCAATAATTATTGCTTTATTATTTGGAGGTTTATTAGGAATTGTTGCTGGTTATTTCAAAGGTAGGGTTGATACAGTTATTATGAGAGTATGTGATGTTTTATTATCGATTCCATCAACTTTATTAGCAATTGCAATAGTTGCATCTTTGGGAAATGGAATTAATAATTTGATTCTTGCTATCTCAATTGCAAATATTCCGATTTTTGCTAGAATTATTCGATCAAGTGTTCTATCTGTTAATGAAAAACAATTTATTGAAGCATCAAATGCTCTTGGGGCTACAAACTTTAGAATCATTTTTAGGCACGTTGTTCCTAATGTAATATCACCAATCATTGTTCAATCAACTATGGGAGTTGCAACTGCGATACTATCAGCAGCTGGATTAGGATTTATTGGATTAGGAGTTGAACCTGCTGTAGCAGAATGGGGAACAATGCTTAATTTAGGTAAATCATATATTAGAACACACCAGTTTTTGACATTCTATCCAGGGATTATTATTATGTTAACAATCTTATCATTTAATATGCTTGGTGATGGTATTAGAGATGCTATTGATCCAAGAACAAGAGAAAAGTAG
- a CDS encoding ATP-binding cassette domain-containing protein encodes MKENKILLNIKNLQKYFPIKKKNIFQKEQEYVKANKNINLTIYEGETLGIVGESGYGKSTFGRTIIQLQNQTGGSSLYYGDTISNFLPKYVKRVYKNIPKVSKNYDVDAALMQDLKCKIKDCQDKECVEKVTEEYRLEKIKFQDKYYNTLRLIGGLAAYDSLEVIKELLLKKYQLEKKLKKYEKKNKERYEELLLLKNDNEEAIQKIKNELKNDERFIKYEEFRDDGIDLSALTSKEKRKIRKELQIIFQDPYSSLDPKTRIIDIIGEGLLIHKKFKTKYSDGYREYVLEIMEKCGLDKEYANRYPHEFSGGQRQRVGIARALALNPCFVVCDEAVSALDVSIQSQIINLLQELKDEHNLTYLFITHDLGVVRYISDRIGVMYFGNLVELAPAEELFSNPKHPYTKQLLNAILTLEDDEVKKVNLEIDYDSKDYEFKYQLTGEADPDWYEVEPNHFVACRLKNKELV; translated from the coding sequence ATGAAAGAAAATAAAATATTATTAAATATAAAAAACTTACAAAAATATTTTCCTATAAAGAAGAAAAATATCTTTCAGAAGGAACAAGAATATGTTAAAGCCAATAAAAATATTAACCTAACTATATATGAAGGAGAAACGTTAGGAATTGTTGGTGAATCTGGGTATGGTAAGTCAACATTTGGAAGAACAATTATTCAACTTCAAAATCAAACTGGTGGTTCATCGTTATATTATGGTGATACAATCAGTAACTTCTTACCTAAATATGTTAAAAGAGTATATAAAAATATTCCTAAGGTTTCTAAAAACTATGATGTTGATGCTGCATTGATGCAAGATTTAAAATGTAAAATTAAAGATTGTCAAGATAAAGAATGTGTTGAAAAAGTTACAGAAGAATATCGATTAGAGAAGATTAAATTTCAAGATAAATACTATAATACTTTAAGGCTTATTGGTGGTCTTGCTGCCTATGATAGTCTTGAAGTTATTAAAGAGTTACTTTTAAAAAAATATCAATTAGAAAAGAAACTAAAAAAATATGAAAAAAAGAATAAAGAAAGATATGAGGAATTATTACTTTTAAAAAATGATAACGAAGAAGCAATTCAAAAAATAAAAAACGAATTAAAGAATGATGAAAGATTTATTAAGTATGAAGAATTCAGAGATGATGGAATTGATTTATCAGCTTTAACTTCAAAAGAAAAACGTAAAATAAGGAAAGAATTACAGATTATCTTTCAAGATCCTTATTCATCACTTGATCCTAAAACGAGAATTATTGATATTATAGGTGAAGGATTATTAATTCATAAAAAATTCAAAACTAAATATAGTGATGGATATAGAGAGTATGTATTAGAGATTATGGAAAAATGTGGATTAGATAAGGAATATGCAAATAGATATCCACATGAGTTTAGTGGTGGACAAAGACAAAGAGTTGGAATTGCAAGAGCATTAGCACTAAATCCATGTTTTGTGGTTTGTGATGAAGCGGTAAGTGCCTTAGATGTTTCAATTCAGTCACAAATAATTAATCTGTTACAAGAATTGAAAGATGAACATAATTTGACATACTTGTTTATTACACATGATTTAGGTGTTGTTAGATATATAAGTGATCGTATAGGTGTTATGTATTTTGGAAATCTAGTAGAACTTGCTCCTGCAGAAGAACTTTTTAGTAATCCTAAGCATCCTTATACAAAACAATTGTTAAATGCAATATTAACCCTTGAAGATGATGAGGTAAAAAAAGTGAATTTAGAAATAGATTATGATTCAAAAGACTATGAATTTAAATATCAGTTAACAGGTGAAGCAGATCCTGATTGGTATGAAGTAGAACCTAATCATTTTGTAGCTTGTAGGTTAAAAAACAAAGAGTTAGTGTAA
- a CDS encoding ABC transporter ATP-binding protein, with amino-acid sequence MSLLEVTNLHTYFNTRRGLIKAVNGVSFKIEEGKTLGIVGESGSGKSQTAMSILKLFHKNQRIYEGTITFEGNVISNYTEKELEKIRGNEISMIFQEPMSSLNPVFTVKKQIAEVLIIHQKMKKNDAEKRAIEMLRAVKIQNPEHVAKLYPHQLSGGMSQRVMIAMTLACNPKLLIADEATTALDVIVQAEILKLMNDLQKEFNTAILFITHDLGVVSQMVDDVIVMYGGRVVESAPVKTIFKNAKHPYTKRLLAAFLKTDINQKKRSKNLDFYDAENDFYDFRMFKEGKVDNDFYEVGEKHFVSCTLK; translated from the coding sequence ATGAGTTTATTAGAAGTTACAAACTTACATACATATTTTAATACAAGGAGAGGTCTAATTAAGGCCGTTAACGGTGTTTCTTTTAAAATTGAAGAAGGGAAAACACTAGGAATTGTTGGTGAATCTGGTTCTGGTAAAAGTCAAACGGCAATGTCAATTTTGAAACTATTTCATAAAAATCAAAGAATCTATGAAGGTACAATAACTTTTGAGGGAAACGTGATATCGAATTATACTGAAAAAGAATTAGAGAAGATTAGAGGAAATGAAATTTCAATGATTTTTCAAGAGCCAATGAGTAGTTTGAATCCGGTTTTTACAGTTAAAAAACAAATAGCTGAAGTGTTGATCATTCATCAAAAAATGAAGAAGAATGATGCTGAAAAACGCGCTATTGAGATGTTAAGAGCTGTTAAAATTCAAAACCCAGAACATGTTGCAAAACTTTATCCACATCAATTATCTGGTGGAATGAGTCAAAGAGTTATGATTGCTATGACGCTTGCATGTAATCCTAAATTACTAATTGCAGATGAAGCAACAACTGCACTTGATGTTATTGTTCAAGCGGAAATTTTAAAATTAATGAATGATCTACAAAAAGAATTTAATACAGCAATATTATTCATAACTCATGATTTAGGAGTTGTTTCACAAATGGTTGATGATGTTATTGTTATGTATGGGGGAAGAGTAGTTGAAAGTGCACCGGTAAAAACGATATTTAAAAATGCTAAGCATCCATATACAAAAAGATTACTTGCAGCATTTTTAAAAACTGATATTAATCAAAAAAAGCGAAGCAAGAATCTAGATTTTTATGATGCGGAGAATGATTTTTACGACTTTAGAATGTTTAAAGAAGGCAAAGTTGATAATGACTTTTATGAAGTTGGAGAAAAACATTTTGTTTCTTGTACTTTGAAATAA
- a CDS encoding LTA synthase family protein, giving the protein MQEKESKKTYYKFVIAFIVLNVLATYIVTTEALNRYIIAFDYTTMGVINSLIGNIAFLLLVFFLITLVVKKPKSRMFVMLSLTFALNTSLFAINVYNRYYGTSFTFKALSIFRNPSEGFGFTIIYEAIRELVTYYRVILFLPFVVLAIMYFKSKKKGIKELEIKKPTIKLALSKFLLVSSLVVINLGVFGTTIQGKEIIESAKPTYATQNLGLYNYLVLDLMGFDYDTVEVNEENVKDILDRYNKNKDEYTNIIDGKKYSKNVKLSDVENINGQLIDNLNPEDSINGILKDYNLVLVHLETFNHFLLEMPKVNKYLYNLKALLEESYVFNNFHTNVGLGTSFDAELAVLTGLLPNGTSTLSWDFDKTIPEKNFDFQSVPKMFNELGYKTNSFHGNSEQFYNRIEAHPNLFGFNKFNGRDTILKDLGYEDSLEGLLDLKEKYGHDAGMWISDRATFKYFNDKINYEYEMNEKFMSFVITMLPHTPFYYDPYYPNPLETDLYDQEFIKSIDIVTLKYLNYMKYYNEMFKYMFEDVNGYGTDYEYSEDNLYKRKKIAYVFYGDHGSALKANDINTLFNNELSSLEIRQKLLQTMSFIYVPGENTVTKEIDGHTITYREGLLKGEQNLVRGQTDLYRTIVDLFGLPIKDSDYLFGVHGMSTEPTYSIDNKTLDIVTDEFFGTVRNSNSYIIFNNITLEEIERIKLAIIKLKKNSDIAMNNNMYKSFK; this is encoded by the coding sequence GTGCAAGAAAAAGAAAGTAAAAAAACATATTATAAGTTTGTTATTGCTTTTATTGTGTTAAATGTACTAGCGACTTATATAGTTACTACTGAAGCATTGAATAGATATATAATTGCCTTTGATTATACTACAATGGGTGTTATTAACTCACTTATTGGTAACATAGCATTTTTACTGCTCGTTTTTTTCCTAATCACCTTAGTTGTTAAAAAACCTAAATCAAGAATGTTTGTGATGTTATCATTAACGTTTGCTTTGAATACTAGTTTATTTGCAATTAATGTTTATAACAGATATTATGGAACATCTTTTACATTTAAGGCATTATCGATTTTTAGAAATCCTTCAGAAGGATTTGGATTTACAATTATTTATGAAGCAATAAGAGAACTTGTTACATATTATCGTGTTATATTGTTCTTACCATTTGTTGTTTTAGCAATTATGTATTTCAAATCTAAGAAAAAAGGAATTAAAGAATTAGAAATTAAGAAACCAACAATTAAATTGGCATTATCAAAATTTTTATTGGTTTCAAGTTTAGTAGTTATTAATTTAGGAGTTTTTGGAACAACAATTCAAGGGAAAGAAATTATCGAATCTGCTAAACCTACATATGCAACCCAAAACTTAGGCTTGTATAATTATCTAGTTTTAGATTTAATGGGATTTGATTATGATACCGTTGAAGTTAATGAAGAAAACGTTAAAGATATCTTAGATAGATACAATAAAAATAAAGATGAATATACAAATATTATTGATGGGAAAAAATATAGTAAGAACGTTAAACTATCAGATGTTGAAAATATTAATGGACAACTTATTGATAATTTAAATCCAGAAGATTCAATCAATGGTATTTTAAAAGATTATAATTTAGTTTTAGTTCACTTAGAAACATTTAATCATTTCTTGCTTGAAATGCCTAAAGTTAATAAGTACTTATATAATTTAAAAGCTTTATTAGAAGAATCATACGTATTTAATAACTTCCATACTAACGTTGGATTAGGAACAAGCTTTGATGCTGAACTTGCAGTTTTAACAGGTTTATTACCTAATGGTACATCAACATTATCTTGGGACTTCGATAAAACAATTCCTGAAAAGAATTTTGATTTTCAATCAGTACCTAAAATGTTTAATGAATTAGGATATAAAACAAATTCATTCCATGGTAATAGCGAACAATTCTATAATCGAATTGAAGCTCATCCTAATTTATTTGGATTTAATAAATTTAATGGTCGAGATACAATTCTTAAAGATTTAGGATATGAAGATTCTTTAGAAGGACTATTAGATTTAAAAGAAAAATATGGACATGATGCAGGAATGTGGATTAGTGATCGTGCAACATTTAAGTATTTTAATGATAAGATTAATTATGAATATGAAATGAATGAAAAATTCATGTCATTTGTAATAACAATGCTACCTCATACTCCATTTTACTATGATCCATATTATCCAAATCCGTTGGAAACTGATCTATATGATCAAGAGTTTATTAAGAGTATAGATATTGTTACCCTTAAGTATTTAAACTACATGAAATATTATAATGAAATGTTTAAGTATATGTTTGAAGATGTTAATGGATATGGAACTGATTATGAATATTCAGAGGATAATTTATATAAACGTAAAAAAATTGCTTATGTATTCTATGGGGACCATGGATCAGCATTAAAAGCTAATGACATAAATACATTATTTAATAATGAGTTGAGTTCATTAGAAATCCGCCAAAAGTTGTTACAAACAATGTCGTTTATATATGTTCCTGGTGAAAATACTGTTACTAAAGAAATTGATGGACATACTATAACATATCGTGAAGGACTTCTAAAGGGTGAACAAAATTTAGTTAGAGGACAAACAGACTTATATCGTACAATCGTTGATTTGTTTGGATTGCCAATTAAAGATAGTGATTATTTATTTGGAGTCCATGGAATGAGTACTGAACCTACATATTCAATTGATAATAAAACATTGGATATTGTTACTGATGAATTCTTTGGAACTGTAAGAAATAGTAATAGTTATATTATTTTTAATAATATTACTTTAGAAGAAATTGAAAGAATTAAACTTGCAATTATTAAACTTAAAAAGAATAGTGATATTGCAATGAATAATAATATGTATAAAAGTTTCAAATAA
- a CDS encoding ABC transporter permease, with the protein MYKYIIKRILWLIPILLGVALIVFTIMYASPGDAATLILGENASPEALAKLRAEMGLDQPFFVQFFRYIKDVFLRFDLGRSYVTRRDILGEILLRLPNTIKLAVLSILVASILGIILGIISATKPNSVADNTSMMFSLIGVSMPTFWQGLLFIILFSLTLGWFPATGFSTPSEMILPVLTLATSSMGSIARITRSSMFEIMDQDYIRTAYAKGLSKNKVIYEHALRNALIPIVTVIGLQFGTLLGGAVLTESIFGINGIGVLMVNAIMQRDIMMVQGGVLFIAFLFSIVNLIVDILYAYIDPRIKSQYK; encoded by the coding sequence ATGTATAAATATATTATTAAAAGAATATTATGGTTAATTCCAATCTTATTAGGTGTTGCATTAATTGTTTTTACAATCATGTATGCATCCCCTGGCGATGCAGCAACACTTATTTTAGGTGAAAATGCTAGTCCGGAAGCATTAGCAAAATTAAGAGCTGAAATGGGACTTGATCAACCATTCTTTGTTCAATTCTTTCGGTACATTAAAGATGTTTTTTTAAGATTTGATTTAGGACGATCATATGTAACAAGAAGAGATATATTAGGAGAAATTCTTTTAAGATTACCTAATACAATTAAATTGGCTGTATTAAGTATTTTGGTTGCATCAATCCTAGGGATTATTTTAGGAATTATTTCGGCTACAAAACCTAATTCAGTTGCTGATAATACTTCAATGATGTTTTCACTTATTGGAGTATCAATGCCAACGTTCTGGCAAGGTTTATTATTTATTATTTTATTTTCGTTAACACTTGGCTGGTTTCCAGCAACAGGGTTTAGTACTCCAAGCGAAATGATTCTTCCAGTTTTAACATTAGCTACAAGTTCAATGGGTTCAATAGCAAGAATCACTAGATCTAGTATGTTTGAAATTATGGATCAGGATTATATCAGAACAGCTTATGCCAAAGGGCTTTCTAAAAATAAAGTAATCTATGAACATGCATTAAGAAATGCTTTAATTCCAATTGTTACAGTTATTGGACTACAATTTGGAACGCTACTTGGAGGTGCTGTCTTAACTGAGTCAATATTTGGAATTAATGGGATTGGTGTTTTAATGGTGAATGCAATTATGCAAAGAGATATTATGATGGTTCAAGGTGGAGTTTTATTTATTGCATTCTTATTTTCAATAGTAAATTTAATTGTTGATATTCTTTATGCATATATTGATCCAAGAATTAAGTCACAATATAAATAG